One Phaseolus vulgaris cultivar G19833 chromosome 11, P. vulgaris v2.0, whole genome shotgun sequence genomic window carries:
- the LOC137830587 gene encoding probable L-type lectin-domain containing receptor kinase VII.2 — MSKLLLSSLFLTTNLILLTSVSSTEFIYNTNFNSTNTLVCGNATIESSILTLTNRSTFAVGRAFYPSKIPTKSSNSSTPLPFATSFIFSIAPFKDLLPGHGFVFILSPSAGTTGVSSAQHLGLFNFTNNGDPNNHVFGIEFDVFNNQEFNDIDDNHVGVDINSLVSFTSRAAGFWGGKGGDKFEDLKLNNGENYQVWIEYLDSRVNVTMALAGQNRPKKPLISELVDLSEVLLDEMYVGFCGATGQLVESHKILAWSFSNSNVSIGDALVTTNLPSFVLPKESSFRSKGFLVGITAGVLFVIGSAVVIFVFFLRRKRCLRKEEEEDIEDWEQEYWPHRVRYEDIYAATKGFSDQNVIGFGGNGKVYKGLLQGVQVAVKIIPCDSEQGMRAFLSEISSLGRLKHRNVVLLRGWCKKEKGSLILIYDYMDNGSLDKRMFDGDENTIFGWEERMKVLKDVAHGILYLHDGWEVKVLHRDIKSSNVLLDKDMNARLGDFGLATMHHHEQIGHTSQVIGTVGFMALLSYKVIFVIL; from the coding sequence ATGTCAAAGCTTCTTCTGTCTTCCCTTTTTCTCACCACAAACCTTATCCTTCTAACCTCAGTTTCATCCACAGAGTTCATCTACAACACCAACTTCAACTCTACCAACACCCTTGTCTGTGGCAACGCCACTATTGAATCTTCCATTCTTACCCTTACCAACCGTTCCACCTTTGCTGTTGGCCGTGCTTTCTACCCTTCCAAGATCCCCACCAAATCTTCCAACTCTTCAACCCCTTTACCTTTCGCAACCTCTTTCATTTTCTCCATTGCCCCATTCAAAGACCTTCTCCCTGGCCATGGCTTTGTCTTCATACTGTCACCTTCTGCAGGCACCACTGGGGTTAGTTCTGCTCAGCATCTTGGCCTCTTCAACTTTACCAACAATGGTGATCCCAACAACCATGTCTTTGGCATTGAGTTCGATGTGTTTAACAACCAAGAGTTCAATGACATCGATGACAATCATGTGGGGGTGGACATAAACTCTCTTGTTTCTTTTACTTCCCGTGCTGCTGGATTTTGGGGTGGGAAGGGTGGTGACAAGTTTGAGGATTTGAAGCTTAATAATGGTGAGAACTATCAGGTGTGGATTGAATATTTAGATTCTAGAGTTAATGTTACAATGGCTCTTGCAGGCCAAAATAGACCAAAGAAGCCTTTGATTAGTGAGCTTGTGGATCTTTCTGAAGTGCTTTTGGATGAAATGTATGTTGGATTTTGTGGGGCAACAGGGCAGCTAGTGGAGAGTCATAAGATTTTGGCTTGGAGCTTCAGTAACTCAAATGTTTCTATTGGTGATGCTTTAGTTACTACAAATTTGCCTTCATTTGTGCTTCCCAAAGAATCTAGTTTTAGGTCAAAAGGTTTTCTTGTAGGGATCACTGCAGGTGTTTTGTTTGTCATTGGTAGTGCAGttgtaatatttgtgttttttcTCAGAAGAAAAAGGTGCCTAAGaaaggaggaggaggaagataTTGAAGATTGGGAACAAGAGTATTGGCCACACCGTGTAAGATATGAGGACATTTATGCTGCAACTAAAGGATTTTCAGACCAAAATGTAATTGGGTTTGGAGGGAATGGAAAAGTATATAAAGGGCTTCTGCAAGGAGTACAAGTTGCAGTCAAAATAATTCCTTGTGACAGTGAACAGGGAATGAGAGCGTTTCTGTCTGAGATTTCAAGTTTAGGCAGGTTGAAGCATAGGAATGTGGTTCTGTTGAGAGGTTGGTGTAAGAAAGAGAAAGGGAGCTTGATTTTAATCTATGACTACATGGATAATGGAAGTTTAGATAAAAGGATGTTTGATGGTGATGAGAACACAATTTTTGGGTGGGAGGAGAGAATGAAGGTGCTGAAGGATGTAGCTCATGGTATATTGTATTTGCATGATGGTTGGGAGGTTAAGGTGTTGCACAGAGACATCAAGTCAAGCAATGTGTTACTTGATAAGGATATGAATGCAAGGTTGGGGGATTTTGGACTTGCCACAATGCATCATCATGAGCAGATTGGTCACACCTCACAAGTGATTGGAACTGTTGGTTTCATGGCACTCCTTTCATATAAGGTCATTTTCGTAATTTTGTAG